Proteins from a single region of Haliaeetus albicilla chromosome Z, bHalAlb1.1, whole genome shotgun sequence:
- the SPRED3 gene encoding LOW QUALITY PROTEIN: sprouty-related, EVH1 domain-containing protein 3 (The sequence of the model RefSeq protein was modified relative to this genomic sequence to represent the inferred CDS: deleted 3 bases in 2 codons) → MLRVRAVVMTRDDSSGGWVPTGGGGLSHVTVTRRREAGHRHRQYLIPGGEAAGPAPTLECALRRDLEYNEVTPTFHHWRVGGSRFGLTFQSPADASAFRRGVRGALQALAAGSPSSSSSSSSSSSAGDRGDTGGRSPVPEQPPPSPPVSPHAPHPEPPPVPPTIVTSESSATSYRPLGGQVGTGGGPSFGVLRPSSRCWCFGGSRFGVLVPSSSRSRPPLGEAEEPPETPPLRRDPRGARGYEDYRRAGGGLPPAPLACRPPVSASRRIRRVPPPAASTGTPPPEPPPAASTAGGVFSREENGRGQCRDAPDPAGRCVRRLSCLWCAESLLYHCMADAEGDFSAPCSCGGGHPHCCARWLAPAALALLVPCLCCYPPLRACHWCGGHCGCCGGRHKAAR, encoded by the exons ATGCTGCGGGTGCGAGCCGTGGTGATGACCCGCGACGACTCGAGCGGCGGGTGGGTGCCCACGGGCGGGGGGGGCCTCAGCCACGTCACGGTCacccggcggcgggaggccgGTCACCGTCACCGGCAGTACCTGATTCCGGGGGGAGAGGCTGCGGGACCAGCC cccacgctGGAGTGTGCCCTGCGCCGGGACCTGGAGTACAACGAGGTGACCCCCACCTTCCACCACTGGCGGGTCGGGGGGAGCCGCTTCGGGCTGACCTTCCAGAGCCCCGCCGACGCCAGCGCCTTCCGCAGGGGCGTGCGGGGGGCCCTGCAGGCCCTGGCCGCGG GCTCCCCgtcttcatcctcttcctcctcctcctcctcctcagcgggggacaggggggacacagggggtcGCAGCCCTGTGCCGGAgcagccccccccttcccctccggTGTCCCCTCACGCTCCCCACCCCGAGCcacccccagtgccccccaccaTCGTCACCAGCGAGTCCTCGGCCACCAGCTACCGTCCCCTGGGCGGGCAGGTGGGCACCGGGGGGG GTCCCAGTTTTGGGGTGCTGCGTCCCAGTTCGAGGTGCTGGTGCTTTGGGGGGTCCCGGTTTGGGGTGCTGGTTCCCAGTTCGAG CCGCAGCCGCCCGCCACTGGGGGAGGCCGAGGAGCCGCCGGAGACCCCCCCACTGCGCCGGGACCCCCGAGGCGCCCGCGGCTACGAGGACTACCGTCGTGCCGGCGGGGGCCTC CCGCCGGCGCCGCTGGCATGCCGCCCGCCCGTGTCCGCTTCCAGAAGGATCCGAAGGGTTCCCCCTCCTGCCGCATCcacggggaccccccccccggagccccCTCCCGCTGCATCTACTGCCGGGGGGGTCTTCAGCCGGGAGGAGAACGGCCGCGGGCAGTGCCGGGACGCGCCGGATCCCGCCGGACGCTGCGTCCGg cggctgagctgcctgtGGTGCGCCGAGAGCCTCCTCTACCACTGCATGGCGGACGCCGAGGGGGATTTTTCGGCGCCCTGCTCTtgcgggggggggcacccccacTGCTGCGCCCGCTGGCTGGCCCCCGCCGCCCTGGCGCTGCTGGTGCCGTGTCTCTGCTGCTACCCCCCCCTGCGCGCCTGCCACTGGTGCGGCGGCCACTGCGGCTGCTGCGGCGGGAGACACAAGGCCGCGCGGTGA
- the LOC138683916 gene encoding uncharacterized PE-PGRS family protein PE_PGRS46-like, translated as MRAISSGSGMVATGCWTVAMGRWGSIHGALDGGPKVLGGIRGMLASGHRVLDGGHRALGGIRGALGSGQGALGGGHRVLDGGHGVLGGICGVLHGGHGALHGGHGALHSGHRALGSGHGALGSGRGVLGGIRAVLDGGHRVLGGIVGRWAVATECWGVATGRWVASFGRWMVATGHWVASFGRWMVATGRWVASFGRWMVATGRWVASFGRWMVAMGRWVASVGCWMVAKGRWAVAKGRWAASVGCWTVATERWVVATGRWVASVVRWASATGRRMVAVERWVASHGVLGDGHGAPGGIHGALDISHGALGGGGGIRGVPDGVAMGCRVASVGRWAVATGSWTVATGALDIGRGDAGRWLCMLDGGHGVLDGGHGALGISHGMTDSGHGALAGGRGRAGAVGPPLPPRTPDLPLGGATVTPGPLALGAAAPCRAPPAPPEPHGTPGSGLASGGGVPRGPPRPPGAEPLAGPQVGGVVVGGPPQPPDNPRGRGEGAAPPAWGGLCRRPPNCLRGLGGGRGGLGGSLPGVGGRGGLGVSGAGSDWTLPISGGSGRVLPWEGGGKILWRLVGGLGLPPPPRTLPHPPPFNAPPPPIP; from the coding sequence ATGCGGGCCATCTCCTCAGGGAGCGGGATGGTTGCCACAGGGTGCTGGACGGTGGCCATGGGGCGCTGGGGTAGCATCCATGGGGCGCTGGACGGTGGCCCCAAGGTGCTGGGTGGCATCCGTGGGATGCTGGCCAGTGGTCACAGGGTGCTGGATGGTGGCCACAGGGCGCTGGGTGGCATCCGTGGGGCGCTGGGCAGTGGCCAGGGGGCACTGGGTGGTGGCCACAGGGTGCTGGACGGTGGCCATGGGGTGCTGGGTGGCATCTGTGGGGTGCTGCATGGTGGCCACGGAGCGCTGCATGGTGGCCACGGAGCGCTGCATAGTGGCCACAGGGCGCTGGGCAGTGGCCATGGAGCGCTGGGCAGTGGCCGCGGGGTGCTGGGTGGCATCCGTGCGGTGCTGGACGGTGGCCACAGGGTGCTGGGTGGCATCGTGGGGCGCTGGGCGGTGGCCACAGAGTGCTGGGGGGTGGCCACAGGGCGCTGGGTGGCATCCTTTGGGCGCTGGATGGTGGCCACGGGGCACTGGGTGGCATCCTTTGGGCGCTGGATGGTGGCCACGGGGCGCTGGGTGGCATCCTTTGGGCGCTGGATGGTGGCCACGGGGCGCTGGGTGGCATCCTTTGGGCGCTGGATGGTGGCCATGGGGCGCTGGGTGGCATCTGTGGGCTGCTGGATGGTGGCCAAGGGGCGCTGGGCGGTGGCCAAAGGGCGCTGGGCGGCATCTGTGGGCTGCTGGACAGTGGCCACGGAGCGCTGGGTGGTGGCCACGGGGCGCTGGGTGGCATCCGTGGTGCGCTGGGCATCAGCCACTGGGCGCCGGATGGTGGCCGTGGAACGCTGGGTGGCATCCCATGGGGTGCTGGGTGATGGCCACGGGGCACCGGGTGGCATCCATGGGGCGCTGGACATCAGCCACGGGGCGCTGGGCGGTGGCGGTGGCATCCGCGGGGTGCCGGATGGGGTGGCCATGGGGTGCCGGGTGGCATCTGTGGGGCGCTGGGCGGTGGCCACGGGGTCCTGGACGGTGGCCACGGGGGCGCTGGACATCGGCCGTGGGGATGCTGGACGGTGGCTGTGCATGCTGGACGGTGGCCACGGAGTGCTGGATGGTGGCCACGGGGCTCTGGGCATCAGCCATGGGATGACCGACAGTGGCCACGGGGCGCTGGCCGGTGGCCGTGGCAGGGCGGGGGCTGTCGGGCCCCCCTTGCCCCCCCGGACCCCTGACCTGCCCCTGGGGGGGGCCACCGTGACCCCCGGTCCACTTGCcctgggggctgctgccccCTGCCgggcccccccagctccccctgaGCCCCACGGGACCCCCGGCAGCGGCCTGGCCTCCGGGGGGGGTGTTCCCCGGggccccccacgcccccccgGCGCAGAACCTTTGGCCGGGCCACAGGTTGGGGGGGTGGTCGTggggggccccccccagccccccgatAACCCCCGGGGccgtggggagggggctgcccccccagcATGGGGGGGGCTGTGCCGCCGGCCCCCCAACTGCCTgagggggctcggggggggccgaggggggctgggggggtccctcccCGGGGTCGGGGGTCGTGGGGGCCTGGGGGTGTCCGGGGCCGGCTCCGACTGGACGTTGCCCATTTCGGGGGGCTCCGGGAGGGTCTtgccctgggaggggggggggaagatccTCTGGCGTCTCGTAGGGGGGTTgggcctgcccccccccccccggaccctcccccaccctcctcccttcaacgccccccccccccccatcccgtgA